A section of the Trichocoleus sp. genome encodes:
- the purN gene encoding phosphoribosylglycinamide formyltransferase encodes MRSVVFPPAIIPIASSLRIVIVMTASLVSPDASLISPVSEPLRLGVMASGNGSNLESIAQAIADSQLPAQIQVLVYNKPDIKAAARADRWNIPKVLLNHKEFPSREALDQAIVQTFHHYQVDWVIMAGWMRVVTPVLINAFADRILNIHPSLLPSFPGVRAVEQALAAGVKITGCTVHYVVPEVDSGAIVMQAAVPVLPDDTAETLHDRIQVQEHLIYPKAIGLAAQART; translated from the coding sequence GTGAGATCTGTAGTATTCCCGCCTGCTATAATCCCGATCGCTTCTTCGTTACGGATTGTGATTGTGATGACTGCCAGCCTCGTTTCTCCAGACGCATCTTTGATATCTCCTGTTTCAGAACCGCTGCGCTTAGGAGTGATGGCATCGGGCAACGGTAGCAATTTAGAGTCGATCGCGCAGGCAATTGCCGATAGCCAACTTCCCGCCCAGATTCAGGTTTTGGTTTACAACAAGCCTGACATCAAAGCAGCCGCCAGAGCCGATCGCTGGAACATCCCCAAAGTTTTGCTGAACCACAAAGAATTTCCCAGTCGCGAAGCGTTAGATCAGGCGATCGTTCAAACCTTTCATCACTATCAAGTCGATTGGGTGATCATGGCAGGCTGGATGCGTGTGGTCACTCCGGTGCTGATCAATGCCTTTGCTGATCGGATTCTGAATATCCATCCGAGTTTACTGCCTAGTTTTCCGGGTGTCCGCGCTGTTGAGCAGGCATTAGCCGCAGGCGTAAAAATTACAGGCTGTACGGTGCATTATGTTGTGCCTGAAGTCGATAGTGGTGCGATTGTTATGCAGGCTGCAGTTCCCGTTCTCCCTGATGACACGGCGGAAACATTACATGATCGAATTCAGGTGCAGGAACATTTGATTTATCCAAAGGCGATCGGGTTAGCAGCGCAAGCAAGGACTTAA
- a CDS encoding arsenosugar biosynthesis-associated peroxidase-like protein: MDQYYKPEHLANFGKISEGQPELAEKFFAYYGAVFAEGALSAREKALIALAVSHTVQCPYCIDAYSKESLQQGADLEQMTEAIHVATAIRGGASLVHGMQMLDQVKQLTM, from the coding sequence ATGGATCAGTATTACAAGCCCGAACACCTGGCAAATTTTGGCAAGATTAGCGAAGGTCAGCCGGAACTAGCAGAAAAGTTTTTTGCTTACTATGGGGCAGTTTTTGCCGAAGGCGCACTTTCAGCCCGCGAGAAAGCCTTGATTGCGTTAGCCGTTTCTCATACGGTGCAGTGCCCCTATTGCATTGATGCCTATAGTAAAGAGTCGCTTCAGCAAGGTGCTGATCTGGAGCAAATGACAGAGGCGATTCATGTGGCTACGGCAATTCGTGGAGGTGCTTCATTAGTGCATGGAATGCAGATGTTGGATCAGGTCAAGCAGTTGACGATGTAG
- a CDS encoding nitrate reductase associated protein, whose product MSEAFSSKVFQPALFQFEADFADSLRCIPMCVRYKLDTCGVKLKLPHWNQLTQPDRETLVTLPCTTEPEIAAYRSHLHQLVQAHSNETPSDLPIDPQPDWLNVSTIPDSVQEQGEKVGVQLTLDQWAGLTPIQRFALIKLSRSQHENKNFLPALQEFQLVETA is encoded by the coding sequence ATGTCTGAAGCTTTTTCATCCAAAGTCTTTCAGCCTGCCCTGTTTCAGTTTGAGGCAGATTTCGCAGATTCTCTGCGCTGCATTCCCATGTGTGTTCGCTATAAGCTTGATACCTGCGGCGTTAAGCTCAAATTGCCTCACTGGAATCAGTTGACTCAGCCCGATCGAGAAACATTGGTGACGCTACCCTGCACCACAGAACCCGAGATTGCGGCTTATCGATCGCACCTGCACCAACTCGTCCAAGCCCACTCCAATGAAACGCCCTCTGATCTGCCGATCGACCCGCAACCCGATTGGCTGAACGTCAGTACCATCCCTGATAGTGTCCAGGAACAAGGTGAAAAAGTTGGTGTGCAGTTAACCCTCGACCAGTGGGCAGGCCTGACGCCGATCCAGCGATTTGCCTTGATTAAACTGAGCCGATCGCAGCACGAAAACAAAAACTTTTTGCCCGCCCTTCAGGAGTTTCAGCTCGTCGAAACGGCATGA
- a CDS encoding ribonuclease III domain-containing protein → MIADPRRQKQLQQFIQKLGLPTTAPIKWDLLDLALIDPTASAELNYDRLEFVGDAVVKLAAAEYLYAAYPGSSEGELSAVRSILVSDRMLAQIADAYSIDRYLVMSYSALSDKVGMETRLAAALEATLAALFLSTHNLSLVHPWLDDHFHKLAEEIRSDPALQNYKGALQGWTQMHYQSLPQYQVQEVGQAYGDAERFAAEVWFQGKCLGRGRGQSKKAAEQAAAQEAFLSLQQTENSQNAADRAS, encoded by the coding sequence ATGATTGCTGATCCCCGTCGCCAGAAACAACTCCAGCAGTTCATCCAAAAATTGGGATTGCCCACTACCGCTCCCATCAAGTGGGATTTGCTTGATCTGGCACTCATTGATCCGACTGCTTCGGCGGAATTAAACTACGATCGGCTGGAGTTTGTGGGGGATGCAGTAGTCAAACTAGCCGCCGCTGAATATTTGTATGCTGCCTATCCTGGTTCCTCAGAAGGTGAGCTTTCTGCAGTTCGCAGTATTTTGGTCAGCGATCGAATGCTTGCCCAGATCGCCGATGCCTATAGTATCGATCGCTATTTGGTGATGTCTTATAGTGCCTTGAGCGACAAAGTTGGCATGGAGACTCGCCTTGCTGCTGCCCTGGAAGCCACGCTGGCTGCTCTGTTTCTCAGCACTCACAATCTGTCGCTGGTTCATCCCTGGCTCGATGACCACTTTCATAAGCTTGCAGAGGAGATCCGCAGTGACCCCGCCCTGCAAAACTATAAGGGCGCGCTTCAAGGCTGGACTCAGATGCACTATCAGTCCTTACCGCAATATCAAGTTCAAGAAGTCGGTCAAGCTTATGGTGATGCAGAACGGTTTGCGGCTGAAGTTTGGTTTCAGGGGAAGTGTTTAGGAAGGGGCAGAGGGCAGTCTAAAAAAGCAGCGGAACAAGCAGCGGCTCAAGAAGCATTTTTATCGCTTCAGCAAACCGAAAATTCTCAAAATGCAGCTGATCGTGCCTCTTAG
- a CDS encoding isochorismate synthase, with the protein MLCQSPFAQLPFLQDRKQIYQFLDFCQKRSVAENQTKIVSIALELDAVDPLVVLHQLSQPDQLHFYFESRDHDRSIAAMGTAVSLAVKGSQRFQKAKAFIQKSLDHLLASHSFELPWLTPRFFCSFTFFENQFETDSPFPPATLFLPRWQVIRWQEHYVALLNLEVDSESKLRQLTEQIWQEFRSIQQAQYDPFQLPQGISKFLNQWEIVDANSFKPAVISALKSIQKNHFHKLVAAHAIDVISQLTFQWGRSLHNLRQLHPDCTVFSIGNGAGQSFIGASPERLLSIQNHRLLTDALAGSAPRGRSVADDTNFAYRLHSSDKERHEHQVVVDFITQRLVHLGLTPQFTATPGLLKLSNIQHLHTPIQALLPGTLHPLDLVAELHPTPAVAGLPRDIACEQIYRHEGFERSLYAAPLGWIDPQGNAEFIVGIRSALIDGYRARLYAGAGIVAGSDPDRELAEVRLKLQALLQALV; encoded by the coding sequence ATGCTATGTCAGTCGCCTTTTGCACAACTGCCGTTTCTGCAAGATCGTAAACAAATATATCAATTTCTTGACTTCTGCCAAAAGCGATCGGTTGCGGAAAATCAAACCAAAATTGTTAGTATTGCGCTCGAACTCGATGCGGTTGATCCATTGGTTGTTCTGCATCAATTGAGTCAACCTGATCAACTTCATTTTTATTTTGAAAGCCGCGATCACGATCGATCGATTGCAGCAATGGGGACAGCAGTTTCGCTTGCTGTTAAAGGCAGTCAGCGATTTCAAAAAGCAAAAGCATTTATCCAAAAAAGTCTTGATCACTTATTAGCAAGTCACTCATTTGAACTGCCCTGGCTCACGCCACGATTTTTCTGTAGTTTTACATTTTTTGAAAACCAATTTGAGACTGATTCACCCTTTCCGCCTGCAACGCTTTTCTTACCCCGATGGCAAGTCATTCGCTGGCAAGAACATTACGTCGCGCTGCTCAATTTAGAGGTTGATTCTGAGTCAAAACTTCGGCAATTAACCGAGCAAATTTGGCAGGAATTTCGATCGATTCAGCAAGCACAATATGATCCGTTTCAGCTACCACAAGGTATTTCTAAGTTCCTGAATCAGTGGGAAATTGTGGATGCCAATTCATTCAAGCCTGCTGTTATTTCTGCCCTCAAATCAATTCAAAAAAATCACTTTCATAAGCTCGTTGCGGCTCATGCGATCGATGTCATTTCACAACTCACGTTTCAGTGGGGTCGATCGCTCCATAACTTGCGGCAACTCCATCCTGACTGCACTGTTTTTTCCATTGGTAACGGAGCCGGACAAAGCTTTATTGGAGCCAGTCCCGAACGACTCTTAAGCATTCAAAATCATCGGTTGCTGACAGATGCACTGGCAGGTTCCGCGCCCAGAGGTCGATCGGTTGCTGACGATACCAATTTTGCTTATCGGTTGCACAGCAGCGACAAAGAGCGACATGAGCATCAGGTGGTGGTTGATTTCATCACGCAGCGGTTGGTTCACCTCGGACTCACGCCTCAATTTACAGCAACCCCCGGACTGCTAAAACTCTCCAACATCCAGCACCTCCACACACCGATTCAAGCCCTTCTCCCCGGTACATTACATCCGCTCGATCTGGTGGCAGAGCTTCACCCCACGCCTGCGGTTGCTGGATTGCCACGCGATATTGCCTGTGAGCAGATCTATCGGCACGAAGGGTTTGAACGATCGCTCTATGCTGCACCGCTTGGCTGGATTGACCCCCAGGGCAACGCTGAGTTTATCGTCGGCATTCGGTCTGCCTTAATTGATGGCTATCGGGCGCGCCTCTATGCCGGAGCTGGAATTGTCGCAGGCTCAGACCCCGATCGAGAGCTGGCGGAAGTGCGCCTGAAGCTGCAAGCTCTATTACAGGCATTGGTGTAG
- a CDS encoding M20 family metallopeptidase, translating into MLSRIKDIAASLAPRFIEIRRHIHSHPELSGQEYQTAAYVAGVLSSCGIHVQELVGKTGVVAEMNGTGEDPRLLAIRTDMDALPIQERTGLEFASHQPGMMHACGHDVHTTVGLGTAMVLSQLEKQLPGTIRFLFQPAEETAQGASWMIRDGAMQDVDGIFSVHVFPTIPGGSVGIRYGALTAAADDLEITIIGESGHGARPHEAIDAIWIASQVITMLQQSISRTQNPLRPVVLTIGQIQGGRAPNVIADQVRLLGTVRSLHPETSATLPAWIENIVANVCQTYGAKYEMNYRHGVPSVQNDPYLTQIVETAAQEAWGNARVQLLLEPSLGAEDFSLYLDHAPGTMFRLGVAFADKPNYPLHHPQFHVDESAILTGVVTMAYSAYKYWHPR; encoded by the coding sequence ATGTTAAGCCGAATCAAAGACATTGCTGCGAGTCTTGCTCCCCGTTTTATTGAAATTCGTCGCCATATTCACAGTCATCCGGAGTTGAGCGGTCAAGAGTATCAAACAGCGGCTTATGTGGCAGGGGTGCTATCGTCCTGTGGAATTCATGTACAGGAATTGGTTGGCAAGACGGGCGTGGTGGCTGAGATGAACGGAACAGGCGAAGACCCACGCTTGTTGGCAATCCGTACGGATATGGACGCGCTGCCGATCCAAGAGCGCACCGGGCTTGAATTTGCCTCGCATCAGCCGGGAATGATGCACGCCTGCGGTCATGACGTTCATACAACTGTGGGACTGGGCACAGCAATGGTGCTATCGCAACTGGAAAAACAGCTTCCGGGCACAATCCGCTTTCTATTCCAGCCTGCAGAAGAAACCGCACAAGGCGCAAGCTGGATGATTCGAGATGGCGCAATGCAAGATGTTGATGGAATCTTCAGCGTTCATGTGTTTCCAACAATCCCAGGTGGCTCAGTTGGCATTCGCTATGGTGCACTGACTGCCGCAGCCGATGATCTGGAAATCACGATTATTGGCGAATCAGGGCACGGGGCACGCCCACACGAAGCGATCGATGCAATTTGGATTGCTTCTCAAGTCATCACTATGCTCCAGCAGTCCATTAGCCGCACCCAAAACCCGCTTCGTCCTGTTGTCCTGACGATCGGACAAATTCAAGGGGGTCGCGCTCCCAATGTGATTGCCGATCAAGTTCGCCTGCTGGGAACCGTTCGATCGCTGCATCCCGAAACCAGCGCCACACTACCCGCCTGGATTGAAAACATCGTGGCAAATGTTTGCCAAACCTATGGCGCAAAATATGAGATGAACTATCGGCATGGCGTTCCCTCTGTCCAAAATGACCCCTACCTAACTCAAATCGTTGAAACTGCTGCTCAAGAAGCTTGGGGCAATGCTCGCGTCCAACTATTATTAGAACCGTCCTTAGGCGCAGAAGATTTTTCACTTTATCTCGATCACGCACCAGGTACAATGTTCCGCCTGGGCGTAGCGTTCGCTGATAAACCCAACTACCCCCTGCATCACCCCCAATTCCACGTCGATGAATCCGCGATCCTGACTGGCGTTGTAACGATGGCTTATTCAGCTTATAAATATTGGCACCCTCGGTAG
- the menD gene encoding 2-succinyl-5-enolpyruvyl-6-hydroxy-3-cyclohexene-1-carboxylic-acid synthase: MSINFSNTNSVWASVLVETLYCLGLQTAVICPGSRSAPLAVAFATHGKIEAIPVLDERSAAFFALGLAKQTGRATALVCTSGTAGANFYPAVIEARESRIPLLVLTSDRPPELRDCNAGQTVDQQKLFGTYPNWYSELSIPSLDLSLLAYLRQTIVHAWERTLHPVAGVVHLNLPCRDPLAPIPQPEAQTLAQTFPSNFFAGISSLHFAASFPAAVSPLPNWQTDRGIIIAAIAQPQDPQTYCESIAQLSRSLGFPVLAEGLSPVRNYADLNSNLISTYDLILRNADLADKLKPDVVIRVGEMPTSKVLRQWLNQTQPQQWIIDPTDRNLDPLHLRTVHLTTSIEALTSPLTSYPSAATPYTQIWQEAEATVRRSIDQTFSQIDHLFEGKVAWLLSQHLPPETPLFIANSMPVRDVEYFWKPGDRRIQPYFNRGANGIDGTLSTAIGIAHRQQSSVLLTGDLALLHDTNGFLLRNKLIGHLTIILINNNGGGIFEMLPIAQFDPPFEAFFATPQDIDFAQLCATYNVEYQQSQTWEELIQLLNPLPEKGIRVLEVKTDRKLDSAYRKQLLNRSFW; the protein is encoded by the coding sequence ATGTCGATTAACTTCAGTAACACCAATTCCGTTTGGGCATCTGTCCTGGTCGAAACGCTGTATTGTCTGGGTCTACAAACAGCGGTTATCTGTCCCGGATCGCGGTCTGCCCCGCTAGCCGTTGCTTTCGCGACGCATGGCAAAATTGAAGCCATTCCCGTTTTAGACGAACGATCGGCTGCTTTTTTTGCGCTGGGTTTAGCCAAACAAACCGGACGCGCTACTGCTTTAGTTTGTACCTCTGGAACGGCTGGCGCAAATTTTTATCCGGCAGTGATTGAAGCCAGAGAAAGCCGCATTCCGCTCTTGGTTCTAACGAGCGATCGTCCCCCCGAACTGCGCGACTGTAACGCTGGACAAACCGTTGATCAGCAAAAACTTTTTGGCACATACCCCAACTGGTACAGCGAACTCTCCATCCCCTCGCTTGACCTGTCCTTACTCGCCTACCTCAGACAAACGATCGTTCATGCCTGGGAACGCACGCTTCATCCCGTCGCGGGTGTTGTTCACCTCAACCTACCCTGCCGCGATCCGCTTGCCCCGATTCCTCAACCCGAAGCCCAAACGCTTGCCCAGACCTTCCCTTCCAACTTCTTTGCTGGCATTTCATCGCTTCACTTTGCGGCTTCCTTCCCTGCCGCCGTTTCTCCCCTCCCCAATTGGCAAACCGATCGCGGCATCATCATCGCGGCCATTGCCCAACCCCAAGACCCTCAAACTTACTGTGAGTCGATCGCGCAGCTTTCCCGATCGCTCGGCTTTCCGGTTCTGGCAGAAGGGCTTTCTCCCGTTCGCAATTATGCCGACCTGAACTCCAATCTGATTTCGACCTATGATCTGATTCTTCGCAACGCCGATCTTGCCGATAAATTGAAGCCCGATGTCGTGATTCGAGTGGGTGAAATGCCCACCAGCAAAGTGTTACGCCAGTGGCTCAATCAAACTCAACCGCAACAATGGATTATTGACCCCACCGATCGCAACCTCGATCCGCTTCATCTCCGCACCGTTCACCTCACAACCTCGATCGAAGCCCTCACGTCACCTCTCACCTCCTATCCTTCAGCCGCTACCCCCTACACCCAGATTTGGCAAGAAGCAGAAGCAACCGTCAGACGATCGATCGATCAAACCTTCAGCCAGATCGATCATTTATTTGAAGGAAAAGTCGCCTGGTTACTGTCGCAACATCTGCCTCCCGAAACGCCGCTTTTTATTGCCAACAGTATGCCAGTCCGGGATGTTGAGTATTTCTGGAAGCCCGGAGATCGCAGAATTCAGCCCTATTTCAATCGCGGTGCAAACGGCATTGACGGCACATTATCTACAGCGATCGGGATTGCACATCGTCAGCAAAGCAGCGTTTTATTAACCGGAGATTTGGCACTGCTGCACGACACAAATGGTTTCTTGTTGCGAAATAAACTCATCGGACATCTCACGATTATTCTGATCAACAACAATGGCGGTGGAATTTTTGAGATGCTGCCGATCGCCCAATTTGATCCACCGTTTGAAGCGTTTTTTGCCACCCCTCAGGACATTGATTTTGCTCAACTTTGTGCCACTTACAACGTTGAATATCAACAGAGCCAAACCTGGGAAGAGTTAATTCAGTTATTGAATCCTTTGCCTGAAAAGGGCATTCGGGTTCTGGAAGTGAAGACCGATCGCAAGTTAGATTCTGCCTACCGAAAACAATTACTCAACCGTTCATTCTGGTAG
- the arsS gene encoding arsenosugar biosynthesis radical SAM (seleno)protein ArsS (Some members of this family are selenoproteins.): MVDVLGTAQKESEKEAKKQAIGSLLQRRSPLAAAEYQIQALAELEIAPGRNAIQFEQALSGSGWETFQPAPLEIFQINVGRLCNMTCRHCHVDAAPDRKEIMDRETVEACLRALDQTTAHTVDLTGGAPELNPHFRDLVDQCVQRGKQVIDRCNLTVLLLPGMQDLPEWLAERGVEVVCSLPHYRKLNTDAQRGDGTFEKSIEALRRLNAAGYGQDDPQRRLTLVSNPVGAFLANSQKKMEQEWKAGLMRNHGVRFDRLITLNNMPISRFLEWLEESGNLQKYMELLVNSFNPGTIAGLMCRNTISISWDGRLFDCDFNQMLDLEIRQPSGERPHIRDFNPKMLAERHIVTGRHCFGCTAGAGSSCGGAIEPEKALDVG; this comes from the coding sequence ATGGTGGATGTGTTAGGCACGGCTCAAAAGGAGTCTGAGAAAGAGGCGAAAAAACAGGCGATCGGGTCTTTGTTGCAGCGTCGATCGCCTTTGGCGGCTGCGGAATATCAGATCCAGGCATTGGCAGAGTTGGAGATTGCGCCCGGTCGGAATGCGATCCAGTTTGAGCAAGCGTTGAGCGGTTCTGGATGGGAGACGTTTCAGCCTGCTCCGCTCGAGATTTTTCAGATTAACGTGGGTCGGCTCTGTAATATGACCTGTCGGCATTGCCATGTGGATGCTGCCCCCGATCGCAAAGAAATTATGGATCGAGAAACCGTGGAGGCTTGCTTGCGAGCATTAGATCAAACCACGGCCCATACGGTGGATCTTACAGGCGGTGCGCCTGAGCTAAATCCTCACTTTCGCGATTTGGTTGATCAGTGTGTGCAGCGTGGGAAGCAGGTGATCGATCGCTGTAACCTGACAGTCCTGTTGCTGCCCGGAATGCAAGATCTCCCAGAATGGCTGGCAGAAAGAGGAGTTGAGGTGGTTTGTTCACTGCCCCATTACCGTAAACTCAATACGGATGCTCAACGGGGAGATGGGACATTTGAAAAGTCGATCGAAGCGCTCCGTCGCCTTAATGCAGCAGGCTATGGGCAGGACGATCCGCAGCGCAGACTGACGCTAGTATCGAATCCGGTTGGGGCGTTTCTGGCGAATAGTCAGAAGAAAATGGAGCAGGAATGGAAGGCAGGGCTGATGCGAAATCATGGAGTTCGTTTCGATCGCCTGATCACGTTAAACAACATGCCGATCTCGCGCTTTTTGGAATGGCTGGAGGAATCGGGCAATCTGCAAAAGTATATGGAACTGCTGGTCAATTCCTTTAATCCGGGAACGATCGCTGGCTTGATGTGCCGCAACACGATCTCCATTTCCTGGGACGGACGACTCTTTGACTGCGACTTCAACCAGATGCTCGATCTAGAAATTCGGCAGCCGAGTGGAGAACGTCCGCACATCCGCGACTTTAACCCAAAAATGCTTGCAGAACGGCACATTGTTACAGGTCGGCACTGTTTTGGCTGTACGGCAGGCGCAGGCAGTTCTTGTGGTGGGGCGATCGAGCCAGAAAAGGCTTTGGATGTTGGATAA
- the hslO gene encoding Hsp33 family molecular chaperone HslO: MADQLIRATAADGGIRAVGVITTRLAEEARQRHNLSYVATAALGRTMSAGLLLASSMKRAESRVNIRIRGNGPLGGVMVDAGVDGTVRGYVDRPEVELPPNAKGKLDVGGAVGNDGYLYVVRDVGYGYPYSSTVQLVSGEIGDDITHYLVRSEQTPSALMIGVFVGAEGVTASGGLLVQVLPKAANDETLVEKLESRLATLAGFTPLLQQGKTLPQILEDLLGDVGLEMFPETQMVRFHCGCSFDRMMGALKILGESELEDMIVKDEGAEATCHFCNEVYRANRHQLEQLLDELRVEQANS; the protein is encoded by the coding sequence ATGGCAGACCAACTGATTCGGGCAACGGCAGCCGATGGTGGCATTCGAGCAGTCGGCGTAATTACCACTCGCCTAGCCGAAGAAGCAAGACAGCGGCACAATCTTTCCTATGTGGCAACGGCAGCACTGGGGCGCACCATGTCCGCCGGGCTGTTGCTGGCATCGAGCATGAAGCGGGCAGAATCGAGAGTTAATATCCGCATTCGGGGTAACGGACCTTTGGGCGGCGTCATGGTTGACGCAGGGGTTGATGGTACGGTGCGCGGCTATGTTGATCGTCCTGAAGTCGAGCTTCCACCTAATGCAAAAGGCAAGCTGGATGTAGGCGGCGCAGTCGGCAATGATGGTTATTTATATGTGGTGCGGGATGTGGGGTATGGCTATCCCTATTCCAGTACGGTGCAGCTCGTTTCGGGCGAAATTGGCGATGATATTACGCATTATTTAGTCCGATCGGAGCAAACTCCCTCAGCCTTGATGATTGGGGTATTTGTGGGAGCAGAGGGCGTCACAGCATCGGGTGGGCTACTGGTTCAGGTGCTTCCCAAAGCCGCAAATGATGAAACTCTGGTAGAAAAGCTGGAATCTCGTTTAGCAACGCTGGCAGGCTTTACGCCGCTCCTGCAGCAAGGAAAAACGCTACCGCAAATTTTAGAGGATCTGTTGGGCGATGTGGGGCTAGAAATGTTCCCCGAAACGCAAATGGTTCGCTTCCACTGCGGTTGCTCGTTCGATCGCATGATGGGCGCACTCAAGATTTTGGGTGAGTCAGAATTGGAAGACATGATTGTCAAAGATGAAGGCGCAGAAGCAACCTGTCATTTCTGCAACGAGGTTTATCGAGCCAATCGCCACCAGCTTGAGCAACTATTGGATGAATTGCGCGTGGAGCAAGCCAATTCTTAA
- a CDS encoding cytochrome P450 yields the protein MKLPNGSKLPSLLQTLTLIADPIAFLEAQSRRYGDAFTLRVLGANSPPVVFFSNPQAIQAIFTTLSSKLELGKVAYIFRPLTGDHSLIMQDGARHQHQRQMLMPALHGEGLSRWGQVICQLTEEKIGNWTIGSSLNIQTAMLEISLEVILRVVFGMQPGSRYRQIKQLLHRLLEDINSPLYSVQFFLPPLQQDLGSWSPWGKFVQIRQQIDDLLYAEIADRRTASDADRTDILSMLIGAKDEAGQSLSDVEIRDQLMTLLLLGHETTASGLTWVFYWLHRSPQICDRLRQELDALGANPDPLTLAQQPYLTAVCKEALRIYPIALISQPRLVKETIELEGYEFEPGAVLVPCIYLAHRRAQSYPQPDQFQPERFLLSKSPYEYLPFGGGSRSCIGMALAMFEMKLVLATVLQHYSFTMAASHLRPVRPARRGITFVPPGDFRLVVSDRQRLAPVLMG from the coding sequence ATGAAATTGCCTAACGGTTCCAAACTACCCTCTCTTCTGCAAACCCTGACTTTAATTGCCGACCCGATCGCTTTTCTGGAAGCCCAGTCGCGCCGCTATGGGGATGCTTTTACCCTGCGAGTGTTGGGAGCCAATTCGCCACCTGTTGTCTTTTTCAGCAATCCGCAGGCAATTCAAGCAATTTTTACCACGCTATCGAGCAAGCTTGAGTTGGGCAAAGTCGCCTACATTTTTCGCCCCCTGACGGGTGATCACTCGCTGATTATGCAGGATGGAGCGAGACACCAGCACCAGCGACAGATGCTTATGCCTGCCTTGCATGGGGAAGGTTTGTCTCGTTGGGGACAGGTAATTTGCCAGTTAACCGAGGAGAAGATTGGCAATTGGACGATCGGTTCTTCTCTCAACATCCAGACGGCAATGCTGGAAATTTCACTGGAAGTGATTCTGCGCGTCGTGTTTGGGATGCAGCCTGGAAGCCGCTATCGGCAAATCAAACAGCTTTTGCACCGTTTGCTGGAAGACATTAATTCGCCGCTTTACTCGGTGCAGTTTTTCCTGCCACCCCTTCAGCAAGATTTAGGCAGTTGGAGTCCTTGGGGCAAATTTGTGCAGATACGTCAGCAAATCGATGACCTGCTTTATGCCGAAATTGCCGATCGCCGCACCGCCTCTGATGCCGATCGTACCGATATTCTTTCCATGCTGATTGGGGCAAAAGATGAAGCTGGGCAATCGCTGAGCGATGTGGAAATCCGTGATCAGCTCATGACCTTGCTGCTGTTGGGGCACGAAACCACCGCTTCTGGGCTGACCTGGGTCTTTTATTGGCTGCACCGTTCTCCGCAAATCTGCGATCGGCTGCGGCAAGAACTCGATGCTCTCGGAGCAAACCCTGATCCGCTGACGCTGGCGCAACAGCCTTATTTAACCGCCGTTTGTAAAGAAGCGCTGCGAATCTACCCGATCGCCCTGATCTCTCAGCCACGCCTGGTGAAAGAGACGATCGAGCTGGAAGGTTATGAGTTTGAACCGGGAGCAGTCTTGGTGCCCTGCATTTATTTGGCGCATCGTCGGGCTCAGAGCTATCCGCAACCCGATCAGTTTCAGCCAGAACGGTTTTTGCTCAGCAAATCACCTTATGAGTACCTGCCCTTTGGTGGCGGCAGTCGAAGCTGCATCGGCATGGCACTGGCAATGTTTGAGATGAAATTGGTGCTGGCAACCGTTTTGCAGCATTACAGCTTTACGATGGCAGCGTCTCATCTGCGCCCAGTGCGTCCCGCCCGAAGAGGCATTACCTTTGTGCCGCCGGGAGATTTTCGGTTAGTGGTGAGCGATCGACAACGGCTTGCCCCCGTACTGATGGGATGA